DNA from Luteolibacter yonseiensis:
CATCGGTGGCACTCCGTTCAACATCAGGGGTGCCTCCATCGACAGGGATATGGGAACGATCGATGCCGGAGTGGGCGTGAAGCTCAACGATTCCATGACCGTCGGAACTTCCTATCTCGGGAGTTTTTCGGAAAGTTTCCAAGAAAACACCTATCGCGTCGGACTGGACTGGAAGTTCTGAACCATTTCGAAATGAAATACTCCCTCCCCCTTTTTTTCGCCGGAGCGGTCTGTTTGCTCACCTCGTGTGAAAAAGACCGGGAAACCACTGCGATGGTCGCACCGGAGGCCGTCCTCCCTTCACTTGATTCCCAGTGGAATGAAGGGGATTTCACCCCATGGATGAGTCGTGCCGAACTGCAGCATTTCCAAAACACCAGTCCTTCCGATCAATACTTCGCCCATGTCGAGGGGCGGAACCGTTCCGGCCGTCTGGAATACCGCGCGGTGGTCATGCCGTTCGGCGGGGCGCAATACGAACAGTGGGCGGTGTTCTGGGGAATCGATGAAGAGGAGTTGTTCAAGTGTGAGATGAATCTTTTGGCAAACGGCTTTTTCCGCCAGGACACCCAGGTCTTCGCCGACCAAACGGGAAAGTCCGTTCATCAGATCGTTTGGCTGAAACCGAAAACATCTGTCGGAGATCAGGACCGGATCGTCGGGGAACCACAACAGAACCCCGACCCGGAAACCATCCCAGACCCATCACCGCCGGAAGCCACTCCCCTGTCATCCTCTGCCACCGCTCCCGACATTGGAACCGCCGCGGAGACAGCGGTTCGAGATGCGCCCGTGGCCACGCCTGTCACTGAAGGTCCGGTCAAGAACGATGCCGCTTCGGATATCCCTCCGGCCCCGGTTTCGGCCCCGGCGGTTTCGAGAAACTCCGTCCACATCGTCCGGCAGGGAGACACCTTGGGGAAAATCGCAAAAAGCCGGAAGGTTTCGGTGGCGGAGTTGAAGGCGATCAACCACCTGAAGTCCGACGTCCTGAGGATCGGGCAGAGATTGCAGCTCTCCACGACGGAGAGGTGAGGGTGGAAGTCATTTCCATTGATTCCGTCCGGGTGTTCCACACACTCCGGTCCATGAACGAAGCCACCGAACGTCCGGCAGGACCCAGAGAGTCCTCACTGTGTCCCTGTAAAAGCCGGGAAACCTACGCCAACTGCTGCCTGCCGTTCCACCTCGGCCGGGCGAAACCGGACACCGCCGAGCAGCTCATGCGTTCGCGCTACAGCGCGTTCTTCTTCCGTTTGGTCGATTATCTTGTTTCCTCCCATCATCCGGATACGAGGGAAAAGGATTTGAAAACACGTCTGGAAGAGGCCATCCATGAACCGAACTGGCGGTTCCTCACCATCCTCAGCTCTTCCAAGGGCGGGCCGGACGACAAGGTTGGGAAGGTGGAGTTCGTCGCCGAATATTTTGAGGACGGGCAACCCCACGAGCTTCATGAACGGTCCCGCTTCAAGCGCCACAAGGGTGTGTGGAAATATCTTGATGGCAAGGGGTGATAGCCATCATTTGTCCGACAGGTCCATGCCCTGACAGGGCATCATGCCACCCGGTGGAACGCCACGGTGCGGTCGGAAAGCAGCCCCATTCCGGCCAACGCGGCGAGAATGTAGGTCTTGTTCTGGTTCCGCAACACGGCCACCGGGTCGGGGTAAGCGGCGGGGTTCTCGCCTGCGAGTTCGGTCACCTTGCGCCCCAGGTCCGCGAATTCCTCCGGGGAAAGGGATCTAGCCAAGGGGACCGGATGATAGGGATAGGGCGGCCTCACATTGGTGTGCCAGCAGATGTGCGTTTCCCGGCTCACGGGAAACGGCGGGACGTAGGGTGCGCCATTGTCATCCTGTTCCGGCAGCAGGTGGAACCTGCGTTGATTCACGGACAAAGGAGTGTCGCGGAATTCGTTGTAAGTGCAGTAGGCACGCTCCTCACCCGCGAAACCGGGAAGCCAGAGGAAGGCCTGGCTCGAGGGGAAGAGATCATGCGCGGAAGGGATGGTTGGATCTGAGGCAAGAGACGCATTCATACGAATGGCATCCATATTGCAGTTGGAATGCCGAAGTGGCCGTTTAAACGCGGAGCCTTGTTTTCTAAGGGAAAAAGCGCGATCTGGTCTTCAAAAAATGACCTTGCCGGTGCGTTGCCGCATGATTGATCGTGCAGAATGCGAACCGGGTCACGTCCGCCATCCGCTTTGCCCGTAACAGCCAAGATGGAGGGAATGGTTTTACATTCCTCCAGCCGGTCATTTTCATAATAAGGGGACTTGTCACGGCTCCGTGGACTGCGTGCGGCTCGCTGCCGCTTTCATCTGCCAGCTCGCTGGCCGGGACGGAGGTTCGAATTCATAGGGCGCGCCTCCCCTTGTGCGACAGCCTGCGGAGCAATCAATTATCAGCTGTGGTTCCGCCGTGTCAGCAAGCTGGCTACAGAAAGCGGCAGCGGGCTGCGCGCATTCCGAAATGCTTCGTCGGCTCCCATCGGCACTTTATTTTCGGAAACTGGTCTCATTCCAACCGGCTGGCTGCGGCACGATAGGAAAGAAATCCGGTGATCTCGGACTCCGCACGGGTTTTCAATTCTCCGTCGGGGAAGTTTTCCACCCATGCGACGGCGGCGGATTCATCCGATCTCAGCCAGTGGTGGAGCACGGTCATGATCGCTTCGTCCTGCGCTTGGCCTGGCGGAAGTTGTTCGGTCACGAGCCGTGCGGCGGTTGCCGGATCGATTTCGGCCCGCGCGCTGAGGATCTGCAGCAGGGCATTCTCCTGCTCCGTTTGGGCAGGCAGGCGGAGCGCCCATTCCATGGCAGCCTGGACGTCGGTCTTGCCCCATTGTCCGGAAATCGCGTCCACGATTCCTTGTGAAAGGTGGTGACGTTCGGCCAATCCGATTGCCAGGAGGGGATTCTTTTTCCCCCAAGCGACCGCGATCAGGTTCAGCGCCACCTCCCGCTCCGGCTCCGACACGAGTGATTCCGCCCAACGGACGGCCTTCTGAGGATCGTCCGTCGCCCGCCGGTTGGCGAGTTGGCGCAAGGCCGACTCTCTTTTGGCTCCGGCGGGGATTTTTTCAAATGCCACTTCCTCATTCCCGTCACGCGATCCGGCCCGATGATGACGATGGACCGCTGGCGAACCGTCGTCGGGCGGAGTCCGTCCGATGCCCCCGCCATCCTCTTGCGAGGATGGAAGGTGGATGACGGCGGAAATTGTGATCGCCACGACGGCGATCCCCGCGCAACCGAGCAAGAAGGGTTTCATGGGAATGGGAGTGGATTTTGTATCAGGGGACCCGTTGCAACCGGAATTCCTGCTCAGGAGACTCCGCCACGTTCGGATTCTGGATCAGCGTCGTGTTCGGGGCTGTGGTGTTTCCCGGCACCTCCCAGCTCATGCCGTCATGCGTCCAATAAAATTTCACCCGTCCGTCGGTTTGGGGCAGGATTCTCACGGACTGCTGGCTCTGATACATGAGTTGCAAGGGGGCGGCCGCGGCGGTGGAGGCGCCGCCGCTCACTTCGATGGACGCGCTGGTCCTGGCCCGGCTCGCCAGTTTCAGCAGTCCTTCGCCCGCGCTGTTGAAAAGCCAGCGGAAGGAGTTCGCGGTGGAGGCGGTGTTTTGAACGATGGGAGTCTCGTTGGTCGTCCCTGCGGACAATGTGGAGACATAGCCTCCCGACGAAGTCTTCAGGTAGTAGTCCCCCCACGGTTGCACCCGCCATTTTTGGGCGTCCGAACTGTTTCCGTTGCGCTGCCAGATCAGCGTGCCCGGAGTGGTGCCGGCCCATTGGTTGTCGAGATAGAGTCCGCTGTTCACGTTGCGGATCCGGAACCAGCCATTCCCCGCATCCGTGAGATCCCACTGCTGGCCGGGGTTGTTGGACGAGTAGGTCCAGGACTGGACCAGCGCGTTGTTCGCCGTCGAATCACCCGTCACGCTGAGGGCCTTTCCGGAGACGGTCGAGATGATCTTGAAATGATTCAGGTTCTCCGTCGGAACCAGCGTCCATTGCTGGTTGGGGTTGTTGGTGGAGGTCGCGCCCTGGTAGATGGTCGCTCCATTGGCGGTGTTGCCGTCGGCGAGCTCCATCGCCAGTCCGGATGTCTTGTTATAGATGAGGTAATGGGGTGACGCGGTGTTCAGCGGGGCGGCCTCTCCATGCATCTGGTAGGGGAAGGAGGCTGCGTGCATCCAGACATTGGTCGTGGGGCTGTAGGTCTGGGTGGTGACGATGTTCTCCTTGGGTTTGAAGGTCAGCAGTCTCAGGATGCCATTGCCTCCGAAGTTCGGGGCCTGGGCGTTCTGATAGTTGACCAGCAGGGTATGGATCGTGCGGCCGTTGTAGGTGTCCGAGCGCATCGCCTCATTGCAGGGCGCGATGTGGCCGCAGAGCATCAGGAATAGATTCGGGTTGCCCTTGATGGCGTCATAGGTGGCCTGTCCGTAGCCGCTCCACAGACCTGTATTGCCGATAAGCTCGTGCGTCACGAAGATCGCCCGTCGGTTGGGATGCGCCTGCATCACATTGTTCACCCAGGCGAGGTCCTCGGCGATCGTGGAGGTGGAGTTCTGCTCGCCCGGCGCATGATACCTCATGTGGACGATGACGAAGTCCAGTCCGCCGGAACTGATGAGGTGGTAGAAGTTGTTGTTCTCGTCGCCCAGGCTCGTGATGGAGTGCCCGCCGTAGTAGGCCTTGTCAATGTAATGGGATACTCCGAAGTGGGTGTTGTAGTTGTTCAGCGTGAAGACCGGGGAGCTCGAATCGAAATCATGGTTTCCCGCGACCAGTCCGTAAGGAACGGTGTTGTCGAGCTGGTAGTATCCGGTCGTGGCCGTGGTCCATTGGGAGGCGATGGCACCATAGTCCACGATGTCGCCCACTCCGGCGACATATTGGATGTTGGAGGAGGTGCGGTTGGCGTTGATCCAGTTGATCTGGTCATAAAACATCTGCGGGGTGCTGCCCACCACGCCGGCTATTTCCTTCTGCGTGTCCGGCATGACGACCATCGAAAAATCGGAACCGGCGGTGGATCCTTCCGTGGGAGGCAGGAACTTCCACTGTGAGTTGGTGGGAGGCGTGGTGGCGGAATTTTGGAGAACCGGCTGGTTCCAGGCCAGCGCCCCGTTGGGGAATGTCGACGTGCTGGTCGAAACCTGCATCGGAAGGCCCGACTTGACGAAGACGGGGGTATAATATCCGTCGCCCGAATCGACGAGGGTGATCTGGTCGTTGGCGGTGTCCTGGTAGGACCAGAGCTGGACGGCCACTCCGGAATTCCACGAGTTGTTCGTCACGTTGATGGAACGGCCGCTGGCCACCCCGATCAGTTTATACTGGCCATTGCCGATGCTCGTCAGCGTCCACTGTGCGGAGGTCGTGCCGTTGTAAGGGTATTGCACGACCTTGGTGCCATTGGCGGTTCCTCCGCCGAGGGCGTACAGGGCCTGGCCGCTGTTCCGGTTGATGATCTTATAGGTTCCGTCGGCCAACTGGCCGTAGGAGACCTGCGAACCGGCCATCACAAGAAGCAGTGCGCCGGCGAATGAACATTTGAGGTGGCGGAAGTCCTGAAGACTTCCGAACAGATGGGATATGACATTCATGGATTTTTGGTGATTTCGGATTTTTGACAGGAAAGTTTCCGGAAGCTGACGATGATGGGACACTCCGGAAGGAAAGGGTTTGGAAGGAGGACCGCAGACCGGCCGGAAGGGCGGGTTGCGAATCGCCGCGGCGGAAACCCAATACGCCGCGACGATTCATTTCCCTGGCCAGGAAGGTGTCAGTCCGGTGTCACGGAGAGACGGACGAAGGTCTTGGATGAACCGCTCGGGAAGGTGTAGGAAACGGATCCGGTGGCGTTGTTCAACTTGGGATCGTTGCTTGGAACGTCCGCCCAGGTCCTGAGGTCGGACGATGTCTGGATGACAAACGCCGACCCGTAGGCGGAGGAGGGGATGTTGCCACCGTTCGGCCACGTGATGGTCCGGACCGCTCCGTTGGTGACCACCGCGGGATTCGCGGTGAAACCGGAAGCCGCGTTGAGGAAATATTCCACTCCGTTGCGCACCCCGTCCAGATCGGTGTCGGCGTTGGCGGCGGCACCACCGGCGTTCGCATCCGCCCAGGTTTGATAACCCGAGACAGGTGTTCCCCCGACCTGGATCCTGCCGGAGCCGGTGAGGTATCCGCTGGTCGCGGGAGTGGAGGAGTCGTAGATTCCTTCGGGAAGCGCCGTGCCGTTGATGACGAGTCTGGCAACGGTGTCGGTTTCCGGATTCGGCAGATCAAGCACGGCACCGGATGCGATGGTGACGGTGGAGGTGTCCGCAAGGGTGGCGGAGGTGTTGCCGGCGATCACAAGCTTCCCGGCCGAGATGGTGGTGTTGCCGGAGTAGGTGCTTGTCCCGGAGAGGGTTTGGGTGCCGCTGCCGATCTTGGTCACGGACAAGGTCCCCGCGGTGTTTCTGATGGTGCCGGTGAAGACCTGGTCCGTCGCATTGTTGTCGCCCACGGTCAGCGTGGGGGTTCCGCTCATGCCATCGATGATGCCCGTTCCGCTGAGTCCGTTGATGGTCTCGCTGAAGCCGTTGAGGGCGATGGTTCCGTCGTTGACGACGTCACCTTTGCCGGTTCCGTTGGGGATTTGCCCGGCGGCGCCCAGCGAGAGGATGAAGTTGCTGCTGGCGGCCTTCATGATCCGGGTCGTGCCGGAGTAGTCATTCGTGCCCGCCGGGTTTTGGAGGGTCACGGTGAGGTTGGACGCTCCGGTGACGTGGAAGGTGTCGAGGGTCAGTCCGGACGCTCCTGTGACTTTCCCGGTGAGCGAAATGGAGGCGGTCAGGTTGTTGGTGGTGATGAATGTCGCGTCCGCCAGGTTGGCGGTGATGGTTCCTCCGAAGACGTGGCCGGTCCCCACCACCCGGATACCCCGGAAGTCGGTTCCGAGCGCGGTGTTGATCACGAGATCGTTGAGCAACGTGATGTTGTTCACGTCGCTGAGCCAGATGCCGGCCTTGTCCGTGGGGGCCTTGCCGACGGTGATCGGGCCGGTGCCGAAAGGGCCGCTGACGAGGTTTCCTGCCGCGCCCACGGTGGTGGGGTTCTGCCAGATCTTGAGTCGTGTGCCATTTCCGATGGCCGCCCCATCGAGCAGCGTGAGTCCGCCGGAGAAGGTGCTGGGAATGCTGAATACCACCAGAGAACCGTTGTTGTTGTTATTGGTCATGGTGACGGCGAGCTTGTGGGTCGGACCATCGTGGATCTGGCTCGCGACGCCGACATTGGCAGGGGCGGAGATGTGGAGGGTCACATCCGAGCCGCCGTTGTTGGTGATGACGCTTCCGGCGCTGCCGGTGAGATTGGTGAAGGTGGCGGGGAAACCGTTGAGATCGAAGGTGCCGGTGCCCGACACTTGAAGCGGTCCCTTGTCGGTAAAGACCGTCGCGCCTCCGTTTTTCAACACGCCGTCCGCCACATTGGTGTTGCCGGTATAGGTGTTTTCACCGGAAAGCGTCCAGATGCTGGTGCCGGTCTTGGTGATGCCGGTGATGCCGGTGGTCGGAGTCGCGGGATTGTAGCTGAAGGAATTGCTTATCGGCCCGGTGATGGAATTGCCGCTGCTGGTGCCTCCGAGCTCCAGGGTGTCCCTGTTGTTCCCGGAGAGCACCGTCATCGGATTGAACACGGGACCGTCGATCGTGATGGAGGTGGTCATGGGGCTGATCGCGGTGGTCTGTCCGGCACCCCCGACGAGGGACATGCCGGTGAATTTCAGACGGTATCCATTGCCCGCCGTGAAGGTGGTGGATGTCTGGGTGGAGGCACCCGGTGCGACCAGGTCTCCGAGGACCACGGTTTTGTTATTGGAAGGCCCTCCGTTGTTTCCCACATGGAAGGTCCCGCCCATCGCTGAAAGGTAAATCGATTTTCCAAGCTCGATGGTGTCGGAGCCGACTTCGCCGTCGTTGAGAATCGAGGCGGTGCCGGCGCCGATGCTGAGGTTCCCGTAGGGCAGCGCGGCGGGGCCGGCGAACGTCAGGGAGCCGGCGTTGACGTTGGTGCCGCCGTAATAGGTGTTGGTTCCCGCCAGGACGCTCGAACGGCTGCTGGCGTAGGTGAGGGAAGAGCCGTCGGTGATGCTTCCCGCCGCGCTTTGGGTCAGGACCGCCGTGCTTCCCACCCGGATGGCGCTGCCTGCGACCGTTCCGGTGATCGCCAGTGTTCCTGAGGAAAGGTTGGTGGTCCCGGTGTGGCTGCTGGTTCCGCTCAGCGTGGTCGTTCCGCCGCCTGCCAGGGTCAGGGCGGTGGCGAACCCATCTCCGCTGTTGGTGATTTCAGAACCGAGGTTGAGCGAGCCGTTGTTGATCAGGATGACTTCGCTGCCAATGAGTCCCTTGCCCGTGATCGTGCCGCCGGTGATGCTGGCGGAGGTGGCGGTGGGGGTGACAAGAATGCCTCCCGAGGCGAGCACGTTGCTGCCGCTCAAGGTCAGTTTGGTGGAAGGGGAGTTGAAACGAAGGGTGTTGACCGTGACATCGGCGACGGTATCGCCGTTGGTGACATCCACATTGTTTTCAGGCAGGTAGCTGGCAACGCCGGATGCGTAACCGGTGTACGCGGCCAATGTTCCATCCACGTTGCCGAGCCAGCTCCGTCCTCCGTTCGCGGTGGCGAAAGCGGCGGTGGGGCTTGCCAGCAGGCCATTGGCCGCGAAGGCCGCTGAGGTGGTCGTGAGGCTGCCGGAAACCGGCAGGGTGACATCAAGGGTGCTTTGGGCGTTTCTCACCATGGCACCCAGCGTGCCACTCAACGAAGCGGCTCCGTTTTGGGTGAAATTGAGCGAGGCGGCGGAGTTCGCCGTCAACGTGGTACCGTTGAAACGCTGGCTGTTCGTCGCGGCGGAGGCTCCCTTGATTTCCAGCGTGCCGCCCAGATAGAGAGCGGAACTGTTGATCGAGGAATTGATGATGTTCGCCGCGGGGGCTCCCGGCGCGCTGAAATCCAGAACAAGCGGCCCCCCTTCGAAGACTTCCGTGGAGCCGGTATAGGTGTTGGCACCCGAGAGTGTCCAACTGCCGGTGCCCGTCTTGATGATCTGGGTCCATCCGCCGACCGCCGGGGTGCCTCCGTTCGCCGCCGCACCGCCGACAGCATCCTTGATCGGGCCGCTGATGGAATTCCCGTCGGTGGTCCCCGTGAGCGTCAGCGGGTCATAGTTGGTCGTGCCGAAACCGGCCATCTGGTTGGTCACCTCGCCTTTGATGGCGATGGAGGTGGTGGTCGGATTCAGGAACGTCTTGTTCCCCGTGCCTCCCGGCAGAGCCAGTCCGGTGAATGTCATCCGGTAGCCGTTACCGGCGGTGAAGGTGGTCGTCGTATTCGTCGGGGCGACAGGCGAGCTGATGGTGCCGAAGGCAACGGTGTTGCCGGAATTGGCGGAACCGTTGGTGCCGACGTTCAAGGTGCCGCCCGCGCTGAGGGCGATGTTTTTACCCAGGGAGATGGTGCCGTTGCTGCCCGCTCCATCGTTGAGGATCGATAGCGTGCCGGCGCCCAGGCCGAGCGAGCCGGTGGCGGGCAAAGCTTGTGCTCCCGCGAAAATCAGGGTGCCGGCGGTGGAGGAGGTTGCGCCCGTGTAAGTGTTCGTGCCGGTCAGTTTCCAGGTGCCGGCCCCGCTCTTGATGATGTTGAAGGCCGCCGCGCCACCATTGCTGATGTTGCCGCTGATGAGGTTGATTCCGTTGTTTCCCGCGAGGTTCAGTTGAAGGGCCGCGGTGGTGGCGGCACTTGAGATTCCTCCTGAAAAATGGGCCGTGTTGCTGGTGGAGACGGAATTGTTTTGAATGGTGAATGTCCCAGCGGCGGTGGAAGACGCCGGAAGAAGGACGAGTGGTGCGGCGATGGTGAAGGTCTTGCCCGTGCCGACGAGGGTGTTGAGAAAGGAGATGTTTCCGGTGTTGTTGAATGTGATCGGATTGCCGCCAACCGCTCCGAGGGTGAATCCGCTGCTGAGCGAGTCGTAGGTGATGTATCCTGTCGCCGCCCCGGCCGAGCCGACGGTCACATTGCCGGTGGCCGTGTTGAACATCGCGGTATCGGCCGCCACGGGCATGCCGCCTGTCCAGTTCGCCGCGGTGAACCAGTCTCCACCGGCGGCATTGCCCCATACGCGGGTGGCGGCATGGAGCTGGGGCGCGGCAAGCAGTGCGGCGATGGCACTGGTGAGGGCGAAGTTACGGGTGCTGGATGTCCTGAACTTGGATTTCATCGGATGGGTAGGGGTGGGTGAGGGATGGTATCCGTGGGGATTTGCACGGATGGCGGGCGTTTTGGCCGGCTCATCATGAACGCGAGGTTTCGCCCTGGAACCCGACAGCGGATTTTGAAAATTCCTCTGAATTTCCGTATGGCGCACCGATCCCCCCCAAAATCACGGGGAGGAATCACCGACCTTCGCTTTCTGTGTGATCGGACCGAATAAATCGTCCTCAACCTCCCTTGTCCGGCTAACGGACAAGCTGCCCGGACTCGCCCAAAAGCAGGCGCGAAATGATCCAGTCCGGCCAGAAATCACCTTTTACGAAGTTCGGAACCTCGCTGAACTTCGTGGCCACGACCTCGTTCGCGAGGGACAGCTCGGTCCTGGCCTCATCCGGGCGGTTCTGATGGAAGAGCGAACAGGCCAGCAAGATGCGTGCGGTGGCGACGCGCTCCCGGTTCGGTGTGGGGACTTCGAGGCTTTTTCTAGCCCATTCCTCCGCCTGCTTGAAATGCCCGCGGCGGTATTCGCCGAGGGACACGCACACCATCCGCCACAGGAAATTCTTGGCCGAATCCCGCGCCATGCTGGCCGGATCCTGGAAAGAGTCGATGCATCGCTCGATCAGCGGATCGAGTTGCCGCATCTGGTTTGCGTCCGCAGGGAGGAGCAGGGCGATTTTCACGATGCGTTCCATCGAGACCACATCGGTGGAGGTGGAGAAGCGCGAGATCATGGCGTTCCGGAAACGGTCATAACCCTCCTTGTCACCCATTTCCAAAGCGGCGGCGACCACCCGGTAGCAATCAAGGGCCGGAACGTTGTTCGCATCCAGTTGGTTGATCTGGAACAAATAGGTCGAACGCTCGACCGTCTCGTTCCACCGCCCGTTGAAGGCATGCCAGTCGGCGAGCCGGCGGAAGACATCCGCGCCTTCGGGAGAGGGTTGGATCAGAGGAACACCGTCGACAATGGCGTCGGCAGCCGGGAAATCCCCGTCCCTCAACAGCACGACGGCCTGGGTGATTTTCTCACGGGCTTCGGACAGCAATTGGAGCCGCTCCGCTTGCTCGCGCCGGAGATCCGCCTCATGCCGCAGGGTGGTCTGCATCTTCTCGGACAAGCGGAGCTTGCTCAGGGCCTTGCGTTCGTTCCAGTGAAGACGGGTGGAGACGATGGTGGCGGCGATCAGGATCGTGGCGATGGAAACGGCGGCGGCGAATACCGTGCGGTTCCGGCGGATCCACTTTTCCAGAACATACCGCCGGGTTGGCGGACGGGCGACGACAGGTTTGTAGGAGAGGTGCCTGCCGATGTCCTCCGCGAAGGCGTGGGCGGACTCGTAGCGGCGCGACCGGTGTTTCTCCAGTGCTTTTGAAGCAATCCAGTCGAGGTCGCCACGCACTTCGGAAAGCAGGCCGGTCGCGTCCGTTTTCCTTTCCGCCGCTCTTGTGGCAAGCGCGGTTTGAGGCAGGCCGGAGAGAACGGAGGAAGGGAGGGGGGGCTCTGTTTCCCGCAGGATCCGCAGCATTTCACCCAAGCCCGAGCGGGTGAGTTGATGGGGATCGAACGGCGGCTGGCCGACAAGCAGTTCGTAAAGCAGCGCGCCCAGGCTGTAAATGTCGCTGCGTGTGTCGATTTTCATATCACTGCGCTCCACCTGCTCCGGGCTCATGTAGGCCGGCGTCCCGATCATCTGGAGGTTGTGGG
Protein-coding regions in this window:
- a CDS encoding LysM peptidoglycan-binding domain-containing protein encodes the protein MKYSLPLFFAGAVCLLTSCEKDRETTAMVAPEAVLPSLDSQWNEGDFTPWMSRAELQHFQNTSPSDQYFAHVEGRNRSGRLEYRAVVMPFGGAQYEQWAVFWGIDEEELFKCEMNLLANGFFRQDTQVFADQTGKSVHQIVWLKPKTSVGDQDRIVGEPQQNPDPETIPDPSPPEATPLSSSATAPDIGTAAETAVRDAPVATPVTEGPVKNDAASDIPPAPVSAPAVSRNSVHIVRQGDTLGKIAKSRKVSVAELKAINHLKSDVLRIGQRLQLSTTER
- a CDS encoding YchJ family protein, which codes for MNEATERPAGPRESSLCPCKSRETYANCCLPFHLGRAKPDTAEQLMRSRYSAFFFRLVDYLVSSHHPDTREKDLKTRLEEAIHEPNWRFLTILSSSKGGPDDKVGKVEFVAEYFEDGQPHELHERSRFKRHKGVWKYLDGKG
- a CDS encoding RICIN domain-containing protein encodes the protein MNVISHLFGSLQDFRHLKCSFAGALLLVMAGSQVSYGQLADGTYKIINRNSGQALYALGGGTANGTKVVQYPYNGTTSAQWTLTSIGNGQYKLIGVASGRSINVTNNSWNSGVAVQLWSYQDTANDQITLVDSGDGYYTPVFVKSGLPMQVSTSTSTFPNGALAWNQPVLQNSATTPPTNSQWKFLPPTEGSTAGSDFSMVVMPDTQKEIAGVVGSTPQMFYDQINWINANRTSSNIQYVAGVGDIVDYGAIASQWTTATTGYYQLDNTVPYGLVAGNHDFDSSSPVFTLNNYNTHFGVSHYIDKAYYGGHSITSLGDENNNFYHLISSGGLDFVIVHMRYHAPGEQNSTSTIAEDLAWVNNVMQAHPNRRAIFVTHELIGNTGLWSGYGQATYDAIKGNPNLFLMLCGHIAPCNEAMRSDTYNGRTIHTLLVNYQNAQAPNFGGNGILRLLTFKPKENIVTTQTYSPTTNVWMHAASFPYQMHGEAAPLNTASPHYLIYNKTSGLAMELADGNTANGATIYQGATSTNNPNQQWTLVPTENLNHFKIISTVSGKALSVTGDSTANNALVQSWTYSSNNPGQQWDLTDAGNGWFRIRNVNSGLYLDNQWAGTTPGTLIWQRNGNSSDAQKWRVQPWGDYYLKTSSGGYVSTLSAGTTNETPIVQNTASTANSFRWLFNSAGEGLLKLASRARTSASIEVSGGASTAAAAPLQLMYQSQQSVRILPQTDGRVKFYWTHDGMSWEVPGNTTAPNTTLIQNPNVAESPEQEFRLQRVP
- a CDS encoding beta strand repeat-containing protein translates to MKSKFRTSSTRNFALTSAIAALLAAPQLHAATRVWGNAAGGDWFTAANWTGGMPVAADTAMFNTATGNVTVGSAGAATGYITYDSLSSGFTLGAVGGNPITFNNTGNISFLNTLVGTGKTFTIAAPLVLLPASSTAAGTFTIQNNSVSTSNTAHFSGGISSAATTAALQLNLAGNNGINLISGNISNGGAAAFNIIKSGAGTWKLTGTNTYTGATSSTAGTLIFAGAQALPATGSLGLGAGTLSILNDGAGSNGTISLGKNIALSAGGTLNVGTNGSANSGNTVAFGTISSPVAPTNTTTTFTAGNGYRMTFTGLALPGGTGNKTFLNPTTTSIAIKGEVTNQMAGFGTTNYDPLTLTGTTDGNSISGPIKDAVGGAAANGGTPAVGGWTQIIKTGTGSWTLSGANTYTGSTEVFEGGPLVLDFSAPGAPAANIINSSINSSALYLGGTLEIKGASAATNSQRFNGTTLTANSAASLNFTQNGAASLSGTLGAMVRNAQSTLDVTLPVSGSLTTTSAAFAANGLLASPTAAFATANGGRSWLGNVDGTLAAYTGYASGVASYLPENNVDVTNGDTVADVTVNTLRFNSPSTKLTLSGSNVLASGGILVTPTATSASITGGTITGKGLIGSEVILINNGSLNLGSEITNSGDGFATALTLAGGGTTTLSGTSSHTGTTNLSSGTLAITGTVAGSAIRVGSTAVLTQSAAGSITDGSSLTYASSRSSVLAGTNTYYGGTNVNAGSLTFAGPAALPYGNLSIGAGTASILNDGEVGSDTIELGKSIYLSAMGGTFHVGNNGGPSNNKTVVLGDLVAPGASTQTSTTFTAGNGYRLKFTGMSLVGGAGQTTAISPMTTSITIDGPVFNPMTVLSGNNRDTLELGGTSSGNSITGPISNSFSYNPATPTTGITGITKTGTSIWTLSGENTYTGNTNVADGVLKNGGATVFTDKGPLQVSGTGTFDLNGFPATFTNLTGSAGSVITNNGGSDVTLHISAPANVGVASQIHDGPTHKLAVTMTNNNNNGSLVVFSIPSTFSGGLTLLDGAAIGNGTRLKIWQNPTTVGAAGNLVSGPFGTGPITVGKAPTDKAGIWLSDVNNITLLNDLVINTALGTDFRGIRVVGTGHVFGGTITANLADATFITTNNLTASISLTGKVTGASGLTLDTFHVTGASNLTVTLQNPAGTNDYSGTTRIMKAASSNFILSLGAAGQIPNGTGKGDVVNDGTIALNGFSETINGLSGTGIIDGMSGTPTLTVGDNNATDQVFTGTIRNTAGTLSVTKIGSGTQTLSGTSTYSGNTTISAGKLVIAGNTSATLADTSTVTIASGAVLDLPNPETDTVARLVINGTALPEGIYDSSTPATSGYLTGSGRIQVGGTPVSGYQTWADANAGGAAANADTDLDGVRNGVEYFLNAASGFTANPAVVTNGAVRTITWPNGGNIPSSAYGSAFVIQTSSDLRTWADVPSNDPKLNNATGSVSYTFPSGSSKTFVRLSVTPD
- a CDS encoding serine/threonine protein kinase, with the protein product MTETSYELEQRLFDEALDHPEGPERDAFIRSACEGDRELEMSLRQLLSSDGDASAFFESGAGTLTELVSSAPISATSATNPVIGTDIGPYRVLELIGEGGCGSVFLAEQQYPLRRRVALKIIKLGMDTDAVIGRFEAERQALAMMEHPNIAHVLDAGSTTGGLPYFVMEWVSGSCILEYCREHRLTTAARLGLFVKVCHAIQHAHQKGVIHRDIKPSNILITLKDGQPVPKVIDFGIAKATDIPLTDTALLTHNLQMIGTPAYMSPEQVERSDMKIDTRSDIYSLGALLYELLVGQPPFDPHQLTRSGLGEMLRILRETEPPLPSSVLSGLPQTALATRAAERKTDATGLLSEVRGDLDWIASKALEKHRSRRYESAHAFAEDIGRHLSYKPVVARPPTRRYVLEKWIRRNRTVFAAAVSIATILIAATIVSTRLHWNERKALSKLRLSEKMQTTLRHEADLRREQAERLQLLSEAREKITQAVVLLRDGDFPAADAIVDGVPLIQPSPEGADVFRRLADWHAFNGRWNETVERSTYLFQINQLDANNVPALDCYRVVAAALEMGDKEGYDRFRNAMISRFSTSTDVVSMERIVKIALLLPADANQMRQLDPLIERCIDSFQDPASMARDSAKNFLWRMVCVSLGEYRRGHFKQAEEWARKSLEVPTPNRERVATARILLACSLFHQNRPDEARTELSLANEVVATKFSEVPNFVKGDFWPDWIISRLLLGESGQLVR